The Hypanus sabinus isolate sHypSab1 chromosome 2, sHypSab1.hap1, whole genome shotgun sequence DNA segment TTTATACTATGGGTGAAAGTTGTTGAGAAATCCACTTCCAGATTGTGACAATGATGGATTCAAAGCAGCATTTTAGCTAACATCATTCAGAGACCAAGAGGGATAAAATAATGATTTGCAACAAGGTTATCAATGAAGCAAGCAAAACTTTATTTGTTAAGCTGTTGATTTAATCTAATTGCTTTGATTCCCAGGTACTCAATGATTTCAGTGTGCATTCAAGCGTTTATCACTTCATTCTACAAAAGAAGTAACATAACCTAATTTGACCTTCCTCATGTTTTGTGAATTCAATGATAAACAGCCTGTGTTTGAATTGTAAATAGTTCAGTGCTCCAGTCTTATTGTGCCCAGATATGAATATTTAAACCTTTCAAGAGATATTTGTGCAAACATTTTTATGCACACACTACCAAAGGTAAATTTTAAACACATGTATTTGGTACCTATGTGTTAAACTGATCTAATTAATTTGTTAGTTGCTTAATCATAGGGAAGTATACATGAATGCTATACATAAAGTAATAAAATTGAAATTAACTTTAAAATCTAAGTTCACTCATTCATTTGCTTCAATGATATATACAGGCTTCTTAGAacattatgaattgaaataattagAAATAAAGCAAGCTGCCTGATCCTTGTATACTGAGCCAAGGAGTGCAATTTACACACAGGAGTGATCAGCAAAAGCACCACTTCCTTAACATTAAATCTAGGCAACCCCCAGATTGGGTGGGGAATTGCATTATAATATCGTTCACATTCATTTGAGAGGACTAgtatataaaggcaaggatgtagtgttgaggcattacaaggcactggtgaggcctcacagggcattgtgaacaattttgggctccttatccaagaagggatgtgctgatattagagagggttgaaaggagggtcacaaaaatgattccaagattgaaggcttgtcatatgaagagtgtttgaataCTCTGGTCTGAgtacaggaattcagaagaatgaagggtgacctcattgaaacctatcaaatgttcaaaggcctcaatagagtggatgtggagaggatgatggaggagtccaaaaccagaggacacatcctcaaTTTTAaaatggggatgaggaggaatttctttagccagagggtggtgagtctgtggaattcattaacacaggcagctgtggaggccaagtcgctgggtatatttaaggcagaggttgatagattattgattagtcaggacatgaagggatatggggaggaggcaggaaatTGTGGCTGGgatgaaaatgaatcagccatgattttctGTAATATAAAGTTACATCATTTGCACATGCGTAAACAAATTGAAAAGCAAGTGCTTATTTATCTACATTTCCCACAAATTCTGTTAAACAATAGTTTTTATTCTGCATATCAATATTTTAGGTAATGATTTGTGGACTTAACAAGCATTATTTTTTGATGTCCAAATAGCCACAATGCAGGAGTCACCTGCACTCAGTTTTGCATACAATGCTAGACATGGGTAACATGGTCATTAGAACAGTACCAAAGGGATTATGGAAGCTGATTCACACTTGGCCAGACTCAAGTTTTAAAATGCACAACTCTTTATACTCAGCCAATATGATATATGAAAGAATGCACTCAGCCAATTTGATACAAAAGAAACAAAAGCAAACATCAACCAGAATTTTCACTCTCAAGAAAGTGCAATCTCGTATAAGCTTCAGGACGTTACATTTTCTACTCCCTGCTCAACAGGTATTCTCCAATCCTTGAAGATCCTCCCAATAAGTGTTCAGCTGCTGTGGAGTGAAGCCATGTACTGCTATTAACCTGCTGAACAGACACTTGTCAAATTTCAGCGGGTTTAGGAAGAACAACTCTTTTTCTGGAATATGTAGATTTACATCTAATATCTTCAAACAAATGCCAACAAATACATCCTCAAATCTAATTGGTTTAATATGCCCCATCAATTTAAAAATCTTTAATCCCAATTCCCCAGAAAAGACATAACCAAGGCCACTACAATATGGAGGATATATACTAAAAGGATAGTCAGCTTTTGAAATGTATGCCTTTTTAACAAAACCTCGGTGTGGTCCCGTGTTGATAAAGGGATAGCCTGTAAAAAAGTCACCAGATACACTTTTGTTAACTTTCAAGAGATAACTAACTAAATACTTTGTATTTAGAAATACGTCAGAGTCTATTTTCATCACATATTCAGCATTGGGACAAAACTCTGAAATCCACTGAAATGCCATTATTGTCTTCAAGGTCAGGTTATTGTAAGATTCAATAAAATTCTGACTAATTATATCTCCATATTTAGCAAATTCTTCTTGCACTGGTTGCTTCCCTTGATTCTCATGTTCAGCATCTCTTCCAATCAAGAACAGAGTCAAGACCTTTTTGCTCAACCACACCCGTTTCTGTCCCCACGTTACTCTGATTGCCTGCCGAGCTTCTACTTCATTTATTCTTGTAGCAACTAGAATAACTAGAAAATGATTGTCATCTTCACATTTCAGATGTGGAGTCAACGTAAAATTAAAGTTCCACTTATAGATTGGCTCTTGATTATAGAAGAACCACCAATTGATTTTTTCCTTTGGTTTTTCTGTGGAAAATATTAACCAAAATATAACACTGATCATAATGAGTAAAAACAGTTGCTTCCACCAAGAAATCAGTTTCATCTTCATTGGATGAATAAAACGCCCTTGTTGACTTCAGTTCTCAGCAGTACAGTCATTCTTCGCCCCCCTCAtcgtctgcaaaaaaaaaaatcagttttcaGGTTCAGATGACTAACAACACACTATTTCAccttattttgttattttttttgttaaaGACAACTTTCTCTAGGAAATACCTCTCCACAAAGTAAGTGAATTTAATCGTACATTTTAGTTTTTGCATTAAAAATCAGACCCAGGTTGGTGAAGGAACGTTCATGCTAAAGGACACTTTCCAGGTAACAGTAGATATCATGGGCAAATGGGCAGCAAACCACTTGGGGGCAGGTTTCATCATTATTTGCCATATCACATCAGAGCTCTGAAACATTTCCAACACTGTTGAGTaactttcatttttattttatgcAAAGCCCTATACTTCCTCATATTTTCTAACACAGTTGGAAACTTATACAGCAATCCCATGCTTTGATTTCCTTGTAACCTACCTGCCTCACATTTTCACCAAATCCACTACTTGAAATTCACCATTATAggaccatttagcccattgattctgctccaccattctatcatggctgatgtattttccctctcatccccattctcctgccttctcccagaaacatttaattcccttactaatcaagaacctttaaatacacccaatgacttatcatccacagccatctgtggcaatgaattccacagtttcaccatcctctggctaaagaaaatcctcctaatctctgttctaaagggatgcacTTCTATCCTGAGGTTATGCTatctggtccaaggctcccccattatgggaaacatcctctccacatacactccacctaggccgggggtcggcaacccgcggctccggagccacatgtggctcttttacgtctgtgctgcggctccctgttgctttgggaaataattggtcagtatttaattaaaatgtattttatgttagtttgttagtttttgaaatgtaattctaaatttgaagattatggtgatcttgtacaatctaattaagacgttgtggcgacccatttcctgacacatccgaaccggctcacaattagccagcgttcaggctaagggagatagcctacgggggtttgtgagtacgtgtcttttgcagcatccgcgcccatggggggcgggttgagggaggcttaaaagcaaggctgtttagttcgaataaagttatctttgactgcagtttactgactgcgtgtagcacaccgctacaacatgtttttatcgctggctgtccagaggggaggtgctgaaacgctttgtcgcatgtctggaagaagtgaaaactttcctgggcagcaaagggcccacctttcctgagctggaacagccagagtggctggaaaagctacacttcatggtagacatgacagcgcacctgaacacgctgaacacagctcttcaggggtaaggacgtacagccctgcacatgttggaggatgttttggcattcgagcacaagttgacagtgcttgccagagatttacagaaaggcacattgtctcacttccccaatttgagagagttcaaacaaggtcacgacatgataaattcggagtatttacattctgcaatcatcgcaatgcaaacatcgtttgggaaacacttctgtgagttcagagaggaaaaaaaacacattatccttcccggtcactcccctaagcatcgatccatccctactgaatacgactgcattgtcaggtgtgagtcaacctgaccaagtatgataaatattttaattgcctattattttacgtatattcatatgttttcattgttcagtgaaatagtccttttatttttcaggttgacagctggctgacgttatttttggtttgctgctgagggcaaatttaagtttggcgtttttcataaatacaagaaggactcaaatagacgttgagtatcttacttaaaagtaaccttcaacccaacgtctttttttcggagttcaaaatgtttttgttgcatgcagaaatgtaattttgttttctctgcaggagttcatcaatttcataaatgcaacacattatagtttgtttatacatatcataaaggcaaaacaaaatgttgtatgcagtgttatttcattttaaatgtcaaacgggttttgcggctcccagtgttttcttttctgtgggaaacgggtccaagtggctctttcagtggtaaaggttgctgacccctgacctaggcctttcaatattcaataggtttcaacgagatccctactcattcttctaagctctagcgagtacaggcccagggccatcaaaagctgctcatatgttaaccctttcattcttcagATCAATCTCACGAACAAGTCTGAAGGCTTCcattgtcagcacattctttcttagataaggggtgcaaaactgctcacatttaTACttgccaattaatctaccaacctacACAAGTATCGGACAGAGGAGGAAACTGAGCAGCCAGCTGAAATCCATACAAGAATGCACAAATTCTGCACTGATTCAGCCAGCTGAGCCTTATTGATAGAAATCCAACTTGCCTGCAACCAATATTTAGTCAGCAGCAGGTGTAGGAAATGACTCACACTCAAAATAATCCAGGGGTTTGAAATATTATATCAAAACCACAGTGAAGTGAAAGGTAGACACATGAAATGAAGAATTTAgacaaggtaacatgtctgaacaactggtgtcctgttgcactcagctcaataataagcaaatgccttgagaggctggtcaaagattatatctgcagcttgctacctcccacactggaccccctacaatttgcctacccacacaaccgatcaacagatgacgcaatagccacagccctacacaccgtccttacaaaACTGGAGAAGAGGAACGCTTATGTaaggtagatggagcttgtcagcctgggaaggcagttcatctaagagagggaaaactctgatttcaaacttccGCTGCATTGCTGTGCAgcgatacccactcatgggggtaaaccctgaggacaactccagagctggagtccctaaggcagtccgacgttgtcttcaacctcgctcaggcaactcctgcgatgacactggtgccaagctgtatcgacccttgctcttcccttggacaacatcggtggcgtggagagggagaCTTTCTGCATGGGCAgcagccggtcttccatacaacctttcccaggcctgcgccctgcagaagactttccaggcacagatcaatggtctcacgagactaactgATGCCATACATGTAAAGACGCTGTTCTCagactgcagttcagcattcaacaccgtaaCTCCCTCTAGGCTTGACAAGACGCTCAgagaccctgccttgtgcagcggGATCCTAGAATTCATGTCAGGTTGCTAGCAGATGGCAAGAGtgggcttcttcacctctgcccctcaggGCTCTGTcccaagccccctcctttactctctgtatacccatgattgtgtcaccacccacagctccaatctgctaatttgcagatgatacttcattgattggccttatctcaaataataatgaggcagcctacaagaAGTCATCCCCCTGACTCAGTGGCGTCAAgtgaacaacctctccctcaatgtggcaaaaacaaaggagctgtttgtggactacaagaggaacggagacaggctaactcctattgacatcaatagatctgggattgagaaggtgaacagctttaaattgctcagtatacacatcaccaggGACTTCATTtgctctgtacataccagctgggtggtgaaaaaggcataacagcgcctctttcacctcagatggttgaagtagtctggcatgagtccccaaatcttaagggttttctacaggggcacaactgagagcatccagaccggctgcatcacctcctggtatgggaactgtatttcactcaatctcaggactctgcagagagtggtgtggcgagcacagcacatctttggatgtgaacttcccactattcatgatatttacagagacaggtgagtAAAAGGaacattggggacccgagtcaccccaaccacaaactgctctagcTGCtatcatccgggaaacagtagggcagcattaaaaccaggaccaacagactccaggacagcttcttccaccaggccatcagactgattacttcacactgacacaattgtatttctaactATATTGACCGCTCTGTTGTATGTCTTACtgtgcatactatttattacgaattactataaattgcacattacacattcagatggagacataacaaagatttttactcctcatgtaagtGAAGGATGCACGAAATaaagttcaattcaattcatttagtGGAACTCATCAGAAAAGTAGAAAGTTAATGGTGAAAAGTATTGGGCTCAAGGACAAAAGTTTCCTGGAGTAGCAGATTACAAGTCCCTTTAGTTAAAGGTCTttcaaatgggtcttccaaatccATCATCGTCACTAAATTATGAGAACACATCTTCCTTGATGCTGGCAAGGGAGGAAAAAGGTGTGAACATGAGAAAAACAGAGAATGGGACACGTCTGGTATTGGTTCTCAAAGAAAAACAGTGAACTTCTATTTTAAATTTGGCATACAAATTCTTCAGGCCAACTACTCTATATATTTCTATGCCTGCCTGGACCATTGGTATTTTGACAGCAAGATGACATATTTTACAAATGGGTAACAATTAGAGCAGAAACTGCATGTATTTAAAAGCAATAGAGTGTACTATTTAATAAAGGTGAGTTACTATAGAAAACAGTAGGAGAAATGAGACTGATTGGTCTACTAGGAGCTGGCATTGACTTGAAAGGCCAAAAGGACCCTTTCTGTGCTATGGCAATTCAATGATTCTGTGAACATAGTCACTTAAGAACTTTCACATTCATAATTTGTATTACAAAACTCACCTCACCAAATTTTGCACTTCTGATGTAATTCCAGATTCAGTAGGTGAACAAACCGAATATAGCAAAAAGTGGACAACAATTTTCTACATATGAAGGATAGGATTAAGTGAAAGAAAAATCTCCATGCATGGGAACTATGAACTATGTCTACTTTCAGGAACGATAGTGACATTCCTGAGGAGTACATGTACTATAGAATGCCAAAGATCCTCCTTTCGACTAAGTGGAGATTACATGCAGTACATACTGCCATTTACCACAAATAATTCTGCTGAATTTTAATTTACAAACAAAATTCAAAACAGAATGTTTCAAACGCTAATAAAATAGCTCATGGAACTTCAAAGTAAACATTATAAAAGTTAAAATTAACAAACTTATATTTCAGTAATACAGTAgtctttgatttttttcccccaccTGACTCCCAGAGCCTCCTCTGAAATGTAAAACATTCAGTTCAAGCATTCTTCCTTGTAAAAATTACATTTCTGACTGCATCACATTCATAAGAATTGGCTGTTCTATGGTAAATTGCACTTGGTTTCTGTGTCACTGGAAGTAATTAATTGGTTAATCATGAACTATCATAAACTGTCTAATAACCCTGACCAAATAGAAAATAAGACGAAGACTTGCAGTGTTTTGCATTATCCACCGGTAATCCTGTACACTTTCATAGCCTAATATCAGAAACCTCCCAGCTATCaacaaagtcaaaatcaaagtaaatttaatatcaaagtacatatactacaTTGGCATCGAGCagacatttacaagaaaaataaagaaataaaatcaaatctATGAAAAACCATCCATATatactgacaagcaaccaatgtgcaaaagaagacaaactatacaCATAAAAAAAGTACTGACAACGGGATTTgtaaagagtccctgaaagtgagtctgtaaatcATAGAATTGATTTGGAGCTGTGGTCAGTGAAGTTACCcaaactggttcaggagtctgacggTTGTAGGTTAAAAGCAGTTCCTGAACATGGACTTGACAGGGGAACAGAACAAGGACTTCTgttcctcctgcctgatggttgtcaTGAGAACAGAgtatgccctggatggtggggctctttgataatggatgctgctttcttatggcagtTCTCCTTATAAATGCACTTGAGAATGCAGAGGGTTCTGCCTGCGATGGACCGGGCTGCATCCACCATTCCTTTTTGTAGTCTTTTACATTCCTGGATAATGGCATTttcataccaggtcatgatgcaaagGGTTAGGATACTCTGTGCTGTGCATCTATTGAACTTTATCAGAGATTTTGGCaacatgccaaatctacacaaactcCTAAGAAGGTACAGGTACTATTATGCCTTCTTTGTTGCattcaggacagatcctttgatcTGTCACCAAGGAGTTTAAGgcttctgaccctctccacctctgattctctaatgaggactggcttcttcctcctataGACGAAAATCAACTCATTGTTTTTgttgagtaagagattgttgccggggtaccactcaaccagatttgcAATCTCCTTCACATATATCAATTTATCAACATCTTTGATTCAGCAatcaacaatggtgtcatcagcaaaattaaatgCAGCATTGGAGCCCGAAAATCACACATATAACATGGGATAAGCACAGGGCAAAACATACAGACATTTGGTGCAAATATACTAATGGTGAGTGTGAATGAGATACTGTTTCTAATCTATACTATCATACTGCATCACTACGTCATACAGAAATTGCCCTGCGGCAGACAGAAAGGCTCTACAACGGGTCGTCAAAACTGACCAACGCTCCACCAGCATCAGCCTACCTACCTTCAAGGACacaaaggtgccagaaaaaggtCAGTAGTATCATGATGCATCCCATCCACCTTTCTCATGcactgcttgtcccactcccatcggtgTGGAGGTTATGCAGCATCCACTGCAGGACTACCagtttcaaaaacagttacttccccaaaCAGGCTGATGAACAACTCCACTCAGTAACCAGCCCCACCACCACCAACTTACCAAATCCTGTCAGGGTCACCTTATGTATAGTCACTCCATAACTAGCGTAACCTTATGGGCATAccatcaatgtatataagctatcttatgtatttatatttattgtgtgtttttgtattattgtgttctttatcatattgttcttttttttttgctttgtattGGATtcggaataacaattatttcattctcctttacatttgtgtactggaatgatattaaacaatcttgaatctaacTGGGGTGTGCCAGTTACAATattgaagatccagttgcacagggagctATCAAGGCCCaggtcttagaaacatagaaaacttatagcacaatacaggccaaacatgtatttactttagaaattaccaagagttgcctatagccctctgtttttctaagccccatgtacctatccagaagtctcttaaaagaccctctcgtatctgcctccaccactgttgttggcagccccttccacgcactcaccactctctgcataaaaaacttattcctgacatgtcttctgtacctacttctaaccaccttaaaactgtgccctctcatgtaagccatttcaaccctggggaaaaagcctctgactatccacacaatcaatgcctctcatcatcttgtacacctctaccaaatcacctctcatcctccttcactccaaggagaaaaagccaagttcactcaatctattctcatgaggcggcatgctccccaa contains these protein-coding regions:
- the LOC132379334 gene encoding UDP-GalNAc:beta-1,3-N-acetylgalactosaminyltransferase 1-like, with protein sequence MKMKLISWWKQLFLLIMISVIFWLIFSTEKPKEKINWWFFYNQEPIYKWNFNFTLTPHLKCEDDNHFLVILVATRINEVEARQAIRVTWGQKRVWLSKKVLTLFLIGRDAEHENQGKQPVQEEFAKYGDIISQNFIESYNNLTLKTIMAFQWISEFCPNAEYVMKIDSDVFLNTKYLVSYLLKVNKSVSGDFFTGYPFINTGPHRGFVKKAYISKADYPFSIYPPYCSGLGYVFSGELGLKIFKLMGHIKPIRFEDVFVGICLKILDVNLHIPEKELFFLNPLKFDKCLFSRLIAVHGFTPQQLNTYWEDLQGLENTC